The Vigna radiata var. radiata cultivar VC1973A chromosome 6, Vradiata_ver6, whole genome shotgun sequence DNA segment ATCTAGTAAGATCCCAAAAACGTACTTATTTGAATTGgcaatattcaaataaattagtCACAATTCCAAAAgcaagttgttaaaaaaataaacacatgaaTATGTTATATCATACAATGGTTAACCATAAATTCTTTACAAAGTATAGTATCTAACTTCACAACTTACTTTAGGAAGTTGTAGTTGGAGGGACTCCTTTCCACAGTATAAATCTCAGCAAAGACGTCCACAAACCACCACAAAGACGTCCACAAACCACCACAACGATGGTAAATACTTGACCTCCGTAGCCTCTCAAATGCACCTTTTGCTTACAAAAAACCTGCAAGACATACAAATGGTTAGGCTGCTGCATTATATGACGAAATGGTTAAACTCCCTTCTGTGTTGCTGCTGCTGCAAGTGCTGCATCAACGACCTAACCCCCAACTGCCCTTCTCGTGGACACCAAAGCCACCGTCTCCACTCCGAACACCACTCACAGACCAACTTCCATCATCATGTGCACCCTTCTCGTCAACAGCAGTCAGGAACCACCCTACCAGATCACGACGCCGGCAACACCCAAAACACACAGCTTCCATCCATGGGGATCCACCACCGAACCGGAAACTACACCAACCTTCGAAGTCCTTCGACCACCTCCAACCAGAGAGCCGAACTTGCTGGAGAAGACGGAACCGGAAACACCAACTGTCGCCGAGAACGTCATGAGGATCGTCGTGTGCATGGAAGTTGTATCCGGATACACCGTTAATGCATTTTGTACAGCAACCTCGATCCGGATACGCCATGAATGTATCCGGATAACCCTCCTTTCACACTTTCATAGTGCTGCAACACGGCGTCTGGGTCTTCGTTCCTGCATCAAATCTTCCCTTGTTTAATCCCTCCTTGCCGTTTGGTTGGCTGCATGGACTCCTTCATCATCATGAACACCATTCTTCCTCTCCAAATGTGTTGGTCACATGTTGGAAATGGCTTCAACTTGCAACAAAGACATAAACAATGGAAGCATAGATTACCCGCGCTCTATCACAGCTCCTCACTCTCAAACAGACGCAAACCTCCTCAATGTCAATATCTTCAAACTTGGTTCCTCTCTATGTAAACACAGGACGATTTAATACACACCAACCTTATCTACCAAGCAGAGTCTTATTAATGGAGTTGGGGTTTAAAATTCAAACATCAGCCAGATTCTCTCCTCTCACGCAGTGAATTGTTTTGTCACGCAGGGAATCTAGGCAGTGGTCTGCAAAAGCTTTGTGTGAAACAAAGTGCATCACGCCGAGCAGGGGCATCACATGCTAGCCAGTGCAAACTCGTGAAAGCACAGTGCATGGCTTCTGTCTTATCAAGGCACAGTGCATGGCTTGTTGttacaaattttttctttaaattctttcgTTCatctttcaaattctttaatccAAATAACACCCTAATAAAGTCTATCCCCACAAATGCATCATGAACCGCTCACACTAATTACAAGTTACAATTgttcttctatatttttatttttagataaagtCAAGTCCACTTTTTTGTTTTGGTATGCGAGTCAAGTCCACTATTTTGATAAGAAAGCAAGTCCACTTGTCTACTTCCAACGCGGAATCGCAGTTGCACTTACATCAGGCGGCCATCATCTCCTTCTCCAACTTGTACACACACTTCAAAGAAAGGCTTAATGATGCAAAGCATTGCTAGATTTTCTGCAACCACTCAAtgctaaattttcaaaatctcgcTCTTCTGCTGACGCTGTTGCTTCTGCTATGGAAGCCTGCCATATGCAAAAATGGGTGCACGGAAAAGTGTGGCCCCATTCACATTCAATTCCCATTTCACCTCAAAAATAGCAAGTTGAATCACACCATGGGCTATCCTCGTGGGTTCGATCTGTTGTGTACGGATTCAGGTAAGACTGTGTTGGATCTGCCTTCTGTTCCAATAAAATTGTATGTGAAAAGAATAGATTACAAGTCACAGCAAATCCAGTTCTACGACCCTCAAAATTGCCTTCCTAGGCAGCTCATGAACCTCGGCAATTCCTCTATTTCACCATTTAAATTCCTACCATTCGAACCATTCCCATATGACTACCGCAATATTTCCTTCTTCCGCTGCAACTCAATGTCATGCCCAATTTTGCAACTTGATTCTGGAAATGACTTTCTTGATCCCGAGATAGTATCGTGCACAAAGTTGAGTGATGTTTACTCCGTCCAGTGGTATGTACGGGATTATATGGAGAACACCGTGTTTGCGGAATGGACCAGCCCCAATTGCAGTTCCTGTGAAGCACAAGGAAGTAAATGCAGATACAAGAATGGTACCCAAAGTGAAATTGAATGTATTGTTTGCCCCACAAACGGGCTTCCAACATCAACTATTGTACTTATCGCAGCAGGTATGTGCGGTATCCTTGTTTCCCcgttttctttctctgtttGTGGTTCTTTGTAAGGTGTCTAACAGAAGATACACCCACAGGGGGAATAGGTGGTTTCTTTCTTGTGCTGCTTTTGGCCAAGGCTTTGTTTCATGTGCATGACCATTATAAGATGAAAGGAGAAGACCAAGCTCGTATAGAGAAATTCTTGGAGGATTACAAGGCAATGAAGCCTACCAGATTCACTTACGCTGACATTAAGAGAATCACAAATGGGTTTAGTGAGAGTTTGGGAGAAGGAGCTCATGGAGCAGTGTTCAAGGGAATGCTCTCCCGTGATATTCTCGTTGCTGTCAAGATACTCAATGACGCTGTAGGAGATGGAAAGGATTTCATAAACGAAGTGGGAACAATGGGCAAAATTCATCATGTTAATGTTGTTCGCTTGCTTGGATTCTGTGCTGATGGATTCCACCGAGCTCTTGTCTATGATTTCTTCCCAAATGGATCACTGCAGAGATTCTTAGCTCCACCCGACAATAAGGATGTTTTCCTTGGTTGGGAGAAGTTGCAACAAATTGCTCTTGGTGTTGCCAAAGGGATTGAGTATCTCCATCTGGGCTGTGATCATAGAATACTTCACTTTGACATCAATCCTCACAATGTTTTGTTAGATGATCACTTCAATCCAAAGATCACTGATTTTGGACTTGCTAAATTGTGTCCTAAAAATCAAAGTACTGTGTCTGTGACTGCAGCCAGGGGAACCTTAGGCTACATTGCCCCTGAAGTTTTCTCAAGAAACTTTGGTAATGTCTCTTATAAGTCTGACATTTACAGCTATGGAATGTTGCTTCTGGAGATGGTAGGAGGGAGAAAGAATACAAATATGTCAGTGGAGGAAAGTTTCCAAGTTCTGTACCCTGAGTGGATCCATAATTTGGTGGAGGCACGAGACGTGGAAGTTACAATTGAGGAGGAGGGAGATGCTAAAATTGCAAGGAAACTTGCCATTATAGGACTTTGGTGTATTCAGTGGAACCCAGTGGACCGTCCATCCATGAAAACTGTGGTACAAATGCTTGAAGGAGATGGAGACAAGTTAATTGCACCCCCTACTCCTTTTGATAAGACCGGTTCCTCAAGAACAAATGCAGCTGTTCAAACAAGACACCAGAATTTCGAGTTGGAAATTATTCATGAAATGGAAGAGTAAATATAGTCTCACTTTTCCATCAAATGTAATTCGTAATTTAAAGAAGTTGTAACACAATAAGCCATTTCCCTTTTTAAGGTTTCTAATCtgcttttttattgtttctcaTTCTTCTGCTATTATactaatacaattttaattttgggttttggtCCCAATAGATGATAGTCTAAAAGGGCCGGCTGAATTGCAACACATGATGTTTTCTTTCTCTACTTAAACTTCTTGTAGTTGTGTTCAAATTCCACCTCTGGCCATTAATATTATTCTCAGCCCATGCATTTTTAACCATTTCTGTACGGTGGATGATGCTGCATTTGGTGCAACTTGTGGGGTTTTTATGGCATGGAAGACAAGTTCCAGCAACAATAGAATTTCAACATTCAAAatgcacaaaaaaaatatatactcaaAAAGATGGGAAGTATCTTTTTGGTATGCTCAAAATGATAGCCAGAACCAGATCAAGTTGATACCaagagaatttttttaaaagatattaggACATTGActatatgaaaatattgatattggaaaaatcaaagttagatggtagaaaaatgaaaaataatgttgaatGTTTTTGAAGGGGGTTAATTGTAACAGTGATAACAGAGAACACCAATGAAACAGTAATAACAGACAAAAGAGCAAGAATAGTATAATCAGTGTAAAGCAAAAATCTGTAATAGTATTATTTACTGGAAAGGGGTTTCTTACAAGAAAGGAGGTACTTCTATGGAGGCAGCAGTAATTATAGAGCTATAAGACGAAAAATCCAAAAACATAATTGATTTCCCAAAGAGAGAAGACAGAGCAACTTCAACCCTACAAAAAACTTCTTCTCCTCCAACCATTTTGACCTATAAGCTAACAACCTCACCATAGTCCCTAAGCCGTACGTACGTTAGTTATTTTGGGCCGTAGGCTTTTCCATATTTTTCCCTCATTTGCATCAGCTATGACGAGGCTATTACTATTTGTCCCCATATTCTCCTCATTTTCCTCTTTTGTAATTGGTTTCATTACATTTCCTCCTCCATTAGAAACAACCTTGACATTAAAAACATCCGTCACATtaaaaacaaccttgtcctcaaggttgaagtctCGAAAAACATATTGTAATGCAGTGTCATCCTCCCAAGTGGCTTGAATGTTATCCAATCCCTCCCATTGGACTAAATGTTGAATCTGCTTACTGCCCGTATAATCACCCTAGATTGCAGAATAGCAGCTGGTTGGAGTagtggttgtgcatcatcagaAGTGATAGGTATGGGAATATAAGATTGAGAGTGATTCCCCTTACAAAGTTTAAGCTGTGAAGCATGAAAATCTGGATGAAGTTTTGAAGTCTCTGATGACAGATATTT contains these protein-coding regions:
- the LOC106762944 gene encoding rust resistance kinase Lr10, which produces MLNFQNLALLLTLLLLLWKPAICKNGCTEKCGPIHIQFPFHLKNSKLNHTMGYPRGFDLLCTDSGKTVLDLPSVPIKLYVKRIDYKSQQIQFYDPQNCLPRQLMNLGNSSISPFKFLPFEPFPYDYRNISFFRCNSMSCPILQLDSGNDFLDPEIVSCTKLSDVYSVQWYVRDYMENTVFAEWTSPNCSSCEAQGSKCRYKNGTQSEIECIVCPTNGLPTSTIVLIAAGGIGGFFLVLLLAKALFHVHDHYKMKGEDQARIEKFLEDYKAMKPTRFTYADIKRITNGFSESLGEGAHGAVFKGMLSRDILVAVKILNDAVGDGKDFINEVGTMGKIHHVNVVRLLGFCADGFHRALVYDFFPNGSLQRFLAPPDNKDVFLGWEKLQQIALGVAKGIEYLHLGCDHRILHFDINPHNVLLDDHFNPKITDFGLAKLCPKNQSTVSVTAARGTLGYIAPEVFSRNFGNVSYKSDIYSYGMLLLEMVGGRKNTNMSVEESFQVLYPEWIHNLVEARDVEVTIEEEGDAKIARKLAIIGLWCIQWNPVDRPSMKTVVQMLEGDGDKLIAPPTPFDKTGSSRTNAAVQTRHQNFELEIIHEMEE